The Mesorhizobium sp. M1D.F.Ca.ET.043.01.1.1 genome contains a region encoding:
- a CDS encoding DUF5682 family protein has translation MTQPGISYFGIRHHGPGSAASLVKALQEVQPVAVLIEGPTDASPLLPLLASPDMKPPVALLCYPEDDPAATSFWPFAEFSPEYQAALWAVANKAALRFIDLPSAARLAGTAAEGSTDADATEAGATEAGATEAETSEGQGEDATRIRDPIGTLARAAGYEDGESWWSDIIEQNPEPGPIFAAIADAMTTLRDGEGAIVKFEAMREAHMRLEIAAARKEFDGPLAVVCGAWHVPALQAAHTQKSDQALLKGIGGRKTTMTFAPWTAPRLALGYGYGAGVVAPGWCKHLWQTRGQHDASVLWLARIAAVLRAKGHMISTASLIEAERLARALAAIRERPKPGFEELRDASIAALFNGEALLWKMVEAELLLGADVGEIPPDTPLAPLIDDLQRNQKAARLKPEALERELSIDLRSESGLFRSTLLHRLNVLGVSWGRLTDVGRSRGTFRERWLLAWQPEYAVRLVENLIYGPTIEKAANGSLVQMIGAATTLDALATLVQSAITAALNEASAAGLAALEEKAAHSSECLELLASVPPLADIIRYGEARKTETVRLAGLLERLTIEGAIALPYAARDLDAQAAAALMGALRKADEAIKLVESDEHVLEAWRGGLAAVLDSSRSTALVAGCAAHLLYEAGHLSAEATADLLARRLSPGTPVADAAAFFEGFFSGAGQRLIYDEGLRGAVDAWLASLDEEAFVAHLPLLRRVFSNLDSMERRRLIEAVLGRRASLPAGLTPAPDGGAAWRRHFGVLGKLLAGESSHG, from the coding sequence ATGACGCAGCCCGGCATCAGCTATTTCGGCATTCGCCATCACGGGCCTGGTTCCGCCGCGAGCCTGGTCAAGGCGTTGCAGGAAGTGCAGCCGGTGGCCGTGCTTATCGAGGGGCCGACGGATGCCTCGCCGCTGCTGCCGCTGCTCGCCAGCCCCGACATGAAGCCGCCGGTGGCGCTGCTTTGCTATCCGGAGGACGATCCGGCAGCGACGAGCTTCTGGCCCTTCGCCGAATTCTCTCCGGAATATCAGGCGGCGCTGTGGGCCGTCGCCAACAAGGCGGCGCTGCGCTTCATCGACCTGCCGTCCGCGGCGCGACTTGCCGGGACGGCGGCTGAAGGTTCGACCGACGCCGATGCCACCGAAGCAGGGGCCACCGAAGCAGGGGCCACCGAAGCGGAGACCTCCGAAGGTCAGGGCGAAGACGCCACCCGTATCCGCGATCCGATCGGCACCTTGGCGCGCGCCGCCGGTTACGAGGACGGCGAAAGCTGGTGGTCGGACATCATCGAGCAGAATCCCGAGCCCGGGCCGATCTTCGCGGCCATAGCCGACGCCATGACGACGCTGCGCGACGGCGAGGGCGCGATCGTCAAGTTCGAGGCCATGCGCGAGGCGCATATGCGCCTCGAGATCGCCGCCGCGCGGAAAGAATTCGATGGGCCGCTGGCCGTCGTCTGCGGCGCCTGGCATGTTCCGGCATTACAGGCAGCGCATACGCAAAAGAGCGACCAGGCGCTGCTGAAGGGCATCGGCGGGCGCAAGACCACGATGACGTTTGCGCCATGGACGGCGCCGCGCCTGGCGCTGGGCTATGGCTACGGCGCCGGCGTCGTCGCGCCAGGCTGGTGCAAGCATCTGTGGCAAACGCGCGGACAGCATGACGCCTCGGTCCTGTGGCTCGCCAGGATCGCCGCAGTGCTCCGGGCGAAGGGCCACATGATTTCCACCGCCTCGCTGATCGAGGCGGAACGCCTGGCGCGGGCGCTCGCCGCGATCCGCGAGCGGCCGAAGCCCGGCTTCGAGGAATTGCGCGATGCCTCGATCGCGGCGCTCTTCAACGGCGAGGCCCTGCTGTGGAAGATGGTCGAAGCCGAGCTGCTGCTCGGCGCCGATGTCGGCGAGATCCCGCCCGACACGCCGCTCGCGCCGCTGATCGACGACCTGCAGCGCAACCAGAAAGCCGCCCGCCTGAAGCCCGAAGCTCTGGAGCGGGAGCTTTCCATTGATCTGCGCAGCGAGAGCGGGCTCTTCCGGTCGACGCTGCTGCATCGGCTGAACGTGCTCGGCGTGAGCTGGGGCAGGCTGACGGATGTCGGCCGCAGCCGCGGCACGTTTCGCGAGCGCTGGTTGCTGGCCTGGCAGCCGGAATATGCCGTTCGCCTGGTCGAGAACCTGATCTACGGACCAACCATCGAGAAGGCCGCCAATGGCAGCCTCGTCCAGATGATCGGCGCCGCCACGACGCTCGACGCTCTGGCCACGCTGGTCCAGAGCGCCATCACGGCGGCACTGAACGAGGCATCAGCAGCCGGCCTGGCCGCACTTGAAGAGAAGGCGGCGCACAGCAGCGAGTGCCTGGAACTTCTCGCTTCGGTGCCGCCGCTTGCCGACATCATCCGCTACGGCGAAGCGCGCAAGACCGAGACGGTGCGCCTTGCCGGCCTCTTGGAACGGCTGACCATCGAAGGCGCGATCGCGCTGCCCTACGCCGCGCGCGACCTCGACGCCCAGGCTGCGGCCGCACTGATGGGCGCGCTGCGCAAGGCCGACGAGGCGATCAAGCTGGTGGAGTCGGACGAGCATGTTCTGGAGGCCTGGCGGGGTGGCCTCGCGGCAGTGCTCGATTCCTCGCGCTCGACCGCGCTGGTTGCCGGCTGCGCCGCGCATCTTCTCTATGAGGCCGGGCACCTGTCCGCCGAAGCCACGGCCGACCTCTTGGCGAGACGCCTGTCGCCGGGAACGCCGGTCGCCGATGCCGCCGCCTTCTTCGAAGGCTTCTTCAGCGGCGCCGGCCAGCGGCTGATCTACGACGAAGGGCTGCGTGGCGCCGTCGATGCCTGGCTGGCATCGCTCGACGAGGAGGCCTTCGTTGCGCATCTGCCGCTGCTGCGCCGCGTCTTTTCCAATCTCGACAGCATGGAGCGCCGGCGCCTGATCGAGGCGGTGCTCGGCCGCCGGGCAAGCCTGCCCGCCGGGCTGACGCCGGCGCCGGATGGCGGTGCGGCCTGGCGCAGGCATTTTGGTGTCCTCGGCAAGCTGCTTGCAGGGGAGTCCAGCCATGGATGA